The following are encoded in a window of Lampris incognitus isolate fLamInc1 chromosome 15, fLamInc1.hap2, whole genome shotgun sequence genomic DNA:
- the LOC130124817 gene encoding visual system homeobox 2-like, which produces MVKLQLGMMSPRYKLVWFQNRRAKWRKREKCWGRSSVMAEYGLYGAMVRHSIPLPESILKSAKDGIMDSCAPWLLGMHKKSMETPSHTSPGRPNSTQTPPRGRTPEDGMEEQEERLRKDTQSSYSKEELRENSIAALRAKAQEHSAKVLGTASTDHPNGLVKDKEEPEEEHTGQQTTETERAR; this is translated from the exons ATGGTCAAGCTGCAACTTGGTATGATGTCACCTAGGTACAAGCTG GTGTGGTTTCAGAACCGCAGGGCGAAgtggaggaagagggagaagtGTTGGGGTCGCAGCAGCGTGATGGCTGAGTACGGCCTGTATGGAGCCATGGTGCGCCACTCCATCCCACTCCCCGAGTCCATCCTCAAATCGGCCAAGGACGGTATCATGGACTCCTGTGCCCCCTGGTTACTCG GTATGCACAAGAAGTCCATGGAGACCCCCTCCCACACATCACCCGGAAGACCCAACAGCACACAGACGCCTCCCCGGGGGAGAACGCCGGAGGACGgcatggaggagcaggaggagaggCTGAGGAAGGACACCCAGTCGTCCTATTCTAAAGAGGAACTGAGGGAGAACAGCATCGCTGCACTCAGGGCCAAGGCCCAGGAGCACAGTGCTAAGGTGCTGGGGACGGCGTCCACGGACCATCCCAACGGCCTCGTAAAGGACAAAGAGGAACCCGAGGAGGAACACACGGGACAGCAGACGACAGAGACGGAGCGGGCTCGCTGA
- the LOC130125573 gene encoding translation initiation factor eIF-2B subunit beta-like: protein MFKLSPQFPNEEDTFHKFVSPHEVLPFTEGEILSKVNVHCPVFDYVPPELITLFISNIGGNAPSYIYRLMSELYHPEDHEL from the exons ATGTTCAAGCTCTCACCTCAG ttcccaaatgaaGAGGATACTTTCCACAAATTTGTCTCCCCACATGAGGTGCTCCCATTCACAGAAG GGGAGATTCTCTCCAAAGTGAATGTGCACTGTCCGGTGTTTGACTACGTCCCACCTGAGCTCATCACACTTTTCATCTCTAATATTGGAGGAAACGCACCCTCATACATCTACCGTCTGATGAGCGAGCTTTACCACCCAGAAGACCATGAACTCTAA